In Zobellia roscoffensis, the following are encoded in one genomic region:
- a CDS encoding cell division protein FtsQ/DivIB: MRINYNYIKLLALIVVITGLYAFSNQRSERRNVKGIIIEFVENQNLFITEGTVNKLLIQKFGSLENMPKEKLALNNMEKVIEANKMVKSAQVFLTVNGKLASKVIQRTPIGRIEGDSKFYLDEDGERMPLSNSYSARVPMITGRITDEGLADVYKILNYINTDEFLKKNIIGLHIENEEKYQLRFRTEEFVVNLGDVEQLKEKFSNFKAFYVKANKDKTLQHYDVVSLEFDNQVVCTKI; encoded by the coding sequence ATGCGTATTAATTATAACTACATAAAGCTATTAGCTCTAATCGTTGTAATAACGGGGCTTTATGCATTTTCTAATCAAAGAAGTGAGCGGAGAAACGTAAAGGGAATTATCATAGAATTTGTAGAAAATCAAAATTTATTCATTACAGAAGGCACGGTTAATAAATTGTTAATACAAAAATTCGGTAGCCTTGAAAACATGCCTAAAGAAAAATTAGCTTTGAATAACATGGAGAAGGTCATTGAGGCCAACAAAATGGTAAAAAGTGCCCAAGTTTTTCTTACTGTAAACGGTAAATTAGCGTCGAAAGTTATTCAGCGCACTCCAATCGGACGTATAGAAGGGGATTCAAAATTTTATCTTGATGAGGACGGAGAACGTATGCCTTTGTCAAATAGCTATTCAGCACGTGTACCTATGATTACCGGCAGAATAACAGACGAGGGTTTAGCAGATGTCTATAAGATTTTGAATTATATCAATACAGACGAGTTTCTAAAGAAAAACATCATTGGGTTACATATCGAAAATGAAGAGAAGTACCAACTTCGTTTTCGAACCGAAGAGTTCGTTGTCAATTTGGGAGATGTAGAACAATTGAAAGAAAAGTTTAGCAATTTCAAGGCGTTTTACGTCAAGGCAAATAAAGACAAAACTCTGCAACACTATGATGTTGTTAGTTTAGAATTTGACAATCAAGTAGTGTGCACCAAAATTTAA
- a CDS encoding penicillin-binding protein, whose product MAVTEKSILTRLYVVTAFMFLFAVAVLFKLVNIQFVQGDKYKALAMERTEKMFTIAPNRGNLYSDDGSLLATSVSRYTIRFDAVTVSDEDFRKNIVPLSNSLSKMLGKPSSHYQKLLRKAKVNKNRYALIARNLDYSEYITVKDFPLFNKGPYKGGLIIEQKTVREHPLGKIAERSVGYENVDENGYYSGVGLERAYGEYLRGVQGKRLKQKIAKGQWKPIGWENIVEPKDGYDLVSTIDINIQDIAHHALLGQLEHYKADHGSVIVMETETGEVKAISNLGRTEAGKYYERLNYAVGEASEPGSTFKLMSLVAALEDKVIDTSTVIDTEKGRWKIYDRTVKDSKWGGYGKISAGHAFEVSSNTAFAKMIHNNYKNDPEKYVNRLMSMNLNKKLDLPIKGEGEPVIRFPGDKGWSGISLAWMSHGYEVAMTPLQVLTFYNAIANDGEMVKPRLIKEVKEWDRTIEKFEKEVINESVCSKETAAKVQQLLKNVVEKKYGTGHGLYSPNFSMAGKTGTAQKNYVSKDPDKLKYISSFAGYFPAENPKYSCIVVIHEPDKSVGYYGADVSGPVFKSVAQKVYATSPLVDEIDMEKVKDQRLDKSYQRYYAEAQKNYKQVPNVKGMSGMDAISILENLGIEVEVRGNGKVKRQSVSQGTNLKDAKKITLELS is encoded by the coding sequence GTGGCCGTAACCGAAAAAAGCATATTGACCCGGTTGTACGTTGTAACGGCGTTCATGTTCTTGTTCGCTGTTGCGGTGTTGTTCAAGTTGGTGAACATACAGTTTGTGCAAGGTGATAAGTACAAGGCTTTAGCTATGGAGCGCACTGAGAAAATGTTTACTATAGCGCCGAATCGAGGTAATCTGTATTCTGATGATGGAAGTCTTTTAGCTACTTCTGTGTCTCGTTATACGATCCGTTTTGATGCAGTTACGGTAAGTGATGAAGACTTTAGAAAAAACATTGTTCCGTTATCTAATTCGCTTTCAAAAATGTTGGGTAAACCTTCTTCACATTACCAGAAGTTATTGAGAAAGGCGAAAGTGAACAAAAATAGATATGCACTTATCGCAAGAAACCTGGATTATTCAGAATATATCACCGTAAAGGATTTTCCGCTATTCAATAAAGGTCCGTATAAAGGAGGGTTGATCATTGAGCAGAAAACGGTTAGAGAACATCCGTTGGGGAAAATTGCGGAGCGTAGTGTAGGGTATGAAAATGTAGACGAGAACGGTTATTATTCCGGAGTAGGTTTGGAAAGAGCTTATGGGGAGTACCTAAGAGGAGTTCAAGGGAAGCGTTTAAAACAAAAAATTGCCAAAGGCCAGTGGAAGCCAATCGGGTGGGAGAATATCGTAGAGCCTAAAGATGGGTATGATTTGGTGTCTACCATCGATATTAATATTCAAGATATCGCCCACCACGCTTTGCTGGGGCAATTAGAGCATTACAAGGCTGATCATGGTTCGGTTATAGTTATGGAAACCGAAACTGGTGAGGTAAAGGCTATTTCAAATTTGGGGAGAACGGAAGCAGGAAAGTATTATGAGCGTTTGAATTATGCCGTTGGTGAAGCTAGTGAACCAGGATCTACTTTTAAGTTAATGTCACTGGTTGCGGCTCTTGAGGATAAAGTGATTGACACAAGTACGGTAATTGATACGGAGAAAGGCCGATGGAAAATTTATGATAGAACAGTAAAAGATTCCAAATGGGGTGGTTACGGTAAAATTTCTGCGGGGCATGCTTTTGAGGTTTCCTCAAACACGGCTTTTGCAAAAATGATTCATAACAATTACAAGAACGATCCAGAAAAGTATGTAAACCGTTTAATGAGCATGAACCTGAATAAGAAGCTTGATCTTCCTATTAAGGGTGAGGGAGAGCCGGTTATCAGGTTTCCTGGGGATAAAGGTTGGTCAGGCATATCATTGGCATGGATGTCTCATGGCTATGAGGTTGCTATGACTCCGTTACAAGTTTTGACCTTTTACAATGCTATTGCCAATGACGGTGAAATGGTAAAGCCAAGGTTGATCAAAGAGGTGAAGGAGTGGGATCGTACCATTGAAAAGTTTGAGAAAGAGGTGATTAATGAATCTGTTTGTTCAAAGGAAACGGCAGCAAAAGTTCAGCAGTTATTGAAGAACGTTGTGGAAAAAAAATACGGAACCGGTCACGGTCTGTATTCTCCTAATTTTTCAATGGCAGGAAAAACGGGAACGGCACAAAAAAATTACGTGTCCAAGGATCCGGACAAGCTAAAGTATATATCCTCTTTTGCAGGTTATTTTCCAGCTGAAAACCCTAAGTACTCTTGCATCGTAGTGATTCATGAACCGGATAAAAGTGTGGGCTATTACGGAGCTGATGTTTCGGGGCCGGTGTTTAAATCGGTAGCCCAAAAAGTATACGCTACTTCACCTTTGGTGGATGAGATAGATATGGAAAAGGTAAAAGATCAACGATTGGATAAATCGTATCAAAGATATTATGCCGAAGCTCAAAAGAATTACAAGCAAGTGCCAAATGTAAAAGGTATGAGCGGTATGGATGCCATTTCAATTTTAGAAAACCTTGGTATAGAGGTAGAAGTGAGAGGCAATGGAAAAGTTAAAAGACAGTCCGTTTCACAAGGAACGAACCTAAAGGACGCTAAAAAAATTACATTAGAATTATCGTGA
- the mraY gene encoding phospho-N-acetylmuramoyl-pentapeptide-transferase produces the protein MLYYLFEYLEKQYQLPGASLFQFTTFRAAMAILFSLMIATVYGKRIILFLQKKQIGESVRDLGLEGQKQKAGTPTMGGLIIIMATLIPVLLLAKLDNIYIILLIVTTLWMGFIGFTDDYIKVFKKDKEGLKGRFKVLGQVVLGLGVGATLYFHPGVTMREDSSSIITEQLQVQDVQGLEIKSVKTTVPFFKNNELDYSDFIGWAGESARDYAWLIFIPIVILIVTAVSNGANLTDGIDGLAAGTSAIIVFTLGIFAWVSGNVIFSDYLDIMFIPNSGELVVFITAFVGALVGFLWYNAFPAQVFMGDTGSLTIGGIIAVIAIIIRKELLIPVLCGIFFAESLSVMIQVGYFKYTKKKFGEGRRVFLMSPIHHHYQVKGYHESKIVTRFWIVAILLAVITIVTLKVR, from the coding sequence ATGCTATACTACCTATTCGAATATTTAGAAAAACAGTACCAGTTGCCAGGGGCGAGCTTATTTCAGTTCACCACCTTTAGAGCGGCAATGGCTATTCTTTTTTCGTTAATGATAGCTACAGTATATGGTAAGCGTATTATTCTTTTTCTTCAGAAGAAGCAAATTGGTGAGAGTGTTCGTGATCTTGGTTTAGAAGGGCAAAAGCAAAAAGCAGGTACGCCTACTATGGGTGGACTTATCATTATTATGGCTACGTTGATTCCGGTATTGTTACTGGCTAAGTTGGATAATATCTACATTATTTTGTTGATTGTTACCACGCTTTGGATGGGTTTTATCGGTTTTACCGATGATTACATTAAAGTGTTTAAAAAAGATAAAGAAGGGCTAAAAGGTAGGTTCAAAGTTTTGGGTCAGGTGGTCTTAGGTCTTGGTGTTGGGGCTACTTTGTACTTCCATCCTGGGGTAACTATGAGAGAAGACTCCAGTAGTATCATTACTGAGCAACTGCAGGTTCAAGACGTTCAAGGTTTGGAAATTAAATCTGTAAAAACCACCGTTCCATTTTTTAAGAATAATGAGTTAGACTATAGTGATTTTATTGGCTGGGCTGGTGAAAGTGCCAGAGACTACGCTTGGTTGATATTCATACCTATTGTAATTCTAATTGTAACTGCTGTTTCTAATGGTGCTAATCTTACTGATGGTATTGATGGTTTGGCGGCAGGTACTTCTGCAATCATTGTGTTTACACTCGGTATTTTTGCATGGGTGTCTGGTAACGTTATTTTTTCAGATTATCTAGATATTATGTTCATACCGAATTCGGGTGAATTGGTAGTTTTTATAACGGCATTTGTGGGGGCACTGGTTGGTTTTCTTTGGTATAACGCTTTTCCTGCACAGGTTTTTATGGGAGATACCGGTAGTTTGACTATCGGCGGTATTATCGCGGTAATCGCCATTATAATTAGAAAAGAATTATTGATTCCTGTTTTGTGTGGAATCTTCTTTGCCGAGTCGTTGTCTGTAATGATACAAGTAGGTTATTTCAAGTATACGAAAAAGAAATTCGGAGAAGGTCGGCGTGTTTTTCTCATGTCACCAATCCATCACCATTACCAGGTAAAAGGCTATCACGAAAGTAAGATTGTAACTCGGTTTTGGATTGTTGCTATCCTTTTAGCTGTTATTACTATTGTTACCCTCAAAGTGAGATAA
- the murG gene encoding undecaprenyldiphospho-muramoylpentapeptide beta-N-acetylglucosaminyltransferase, which produces MGNYKFILSGGGTGGHIYPAVAIANELKRRHPDAHFLFVGAQDRMEMEKVPQAGYEIQGLWISGLQRKLTLKNLMFPFKVISSLIKAGKIVRKFKPDAVIGTGGFASGPMLRVASGKGVPCVLQEQNSYAGITNKLLKDRVAKICVAYDEMERFFPKDKIVKTGNPVRGDLVEMFADKNEALDFFGLKAGVPTLLILGGSLGARRINQLIASNLELFEKLGVQLIWQCGKLYIDEYKKYTSDTVKVLDFMNRMDYAYAASDMIISRAGAGSVSELCIVGKPVIFVPSPNVAEDHQTKNARALANENAAILLKESELDEKFENVFSELFSDQTQQKSLAENIKKLALPNATKDIVDEIEKLIGNATSN; this is translated from the coding sequence GTGGGCAATTATAAATTCATATTATCTGGAGGTGGAACAGGTGGGCATATTTACCCAGCTGTGGCTATTGCGAACGAACTGAAAAGAAGGCATCCTGATGCTCATTTTTTGTTTGTTGGTGCTCAAGATAGAATGGAGATGGAAAAAGTGCCTCAGGCAGGTTATGAGATTCAGGGGTTGTGGATTAGTGGTTTACAGCGGAAACTGACCCTTAAAAATCTAATGTTTCCTTTTAAAGTGATAAGTAGTTTGATTAAAGCTGGTAAAATAGTAAGAAAGTTCAAGCCTGATGCCGTAATAGGTACAGGGGGCTTTGCTAGTGGGCCTATGTTACGGGTTGCTTCGGGTAAAGGGGTGCCTTGTGTACTGCAAGAACAGAATTCGTATGCTGGTATTACGAACAAATTACTGAAAGATAGAGTGGCAAAAATTTGTGTTGCTTATGATGAAATGGAACGGTTTTTTCCAAAGGATAAAATTGTAAAAACGGGTAATCCTGTTCGCGGTGATTTAGTGGAAATGTTCGCTGATAAAAATGAAGCTTTAGATTTCTTCGGATTGAAAGCCGGAGTGCCTACACTTCTGATTTTAGGTGGAAGCCTTGGTGCAAGAAGAATAAACCAACTCATTGCGAGTAATCTTGAGCTTTTTGAAAAATTGGGAGTTCAGTTGATATGGCAATGTGGAAAACTGTATATAGATGAGTATAAAAAATACACTTCGGATACAGTAAAAGTACTTGATTTTATGAATAGGATGGATTATGCCTATGCGGCTTCTGATATGATTATATCACGTGCAGGCGCAGGTTCGGTTTCTGAATTATGCATTGTGGGGAAGCCAGTAATATTTGTGCCTTCGCCTAATGTGGCAGAAGACCATCAAACAAAAAACGCACGAGCACTAGCGAATGAGAATGCTGCTATACTGTTGAAAGAAAGTGAGCTTGATGAAAAGTTTGAAAATGTTTTTTCAGAACTTTTTTCAGACCAGACTCAACAAAAGAGTCTAGCTGAGAATATTAAGAAATTGGCTTTGCCAAACGCTACAAAAGACATTGTAGACGAAATAGAAAAATTAATTGGGAATGCCACCAGTAATTAA
- the murC gene encoding UDP-N-acetylmuramate--L-alanine ligase, translating into MDLKRIHNVYFIGIGGIGMSALARYFMFVGKHVAGYDKTQTPLTEELSGLGIDIHYEDDINVVVDEFKNKENTLVVYTPAVSVEHQEYQYFLANGFEIKKRSEVLGLITKGSFCLAVAGTHGKTTTTSILAHLLKETAVSFTGFLGGISEDFNSNFVFEGTDYSVVEADEFDRSFLRLFPNVACITSMDADHLDIYGNPEELQKSFVEFAEKLGPKGTLFVRKGLPLEGITYGIDDDADYCITNLKIENGSYIFDLVMPDATLVDVKFNKPGRHNLLNGLVAFAMALHTGVSAEKLANALATFKGVQRRFSYKIKTEDFVFIDDYAHHPTEINAVYDAVTEMHPNKKTLAVFQPHLFSRTRDFVDEFAKSLSRFDSVLLLDIYPAREKPIEGVTSEWLLDKMNDTLVKTIQKSKLINEIKEQNPQVLITMGAGDIGLEVAKITKELQDAY; encoded by the coding sequence ATGGACTTAAAACGCATACATAACGTATATTTTATTGGCATCGGAGGCATTGGTATGTCTGCTTTGGCGCGTTATTTTATGTTTGTTGGTAAGCATGTTGCCGGTTACGATAAAACTCAAACACCACTTACGGAAGAACTATCTGGTTTGGGAATTGATATTCATTATGAAGATGATATTAATGTGGTTGTTGATGAGTTTAAGAATAAAGAAAATACACTTGTAGTTTATACGCCAGCAGTTTCGGTAGAGCACCAAGAATATCAATATTTCTTAGCGAACGGGTTTGAAATTAAGAAGCGCTCAGAGGTTTTAGGGTTGATTACCAAAGGTAGTTTCTGTTTGGCCGTTGCGGGTACGCACGGTAAAACTACCACGACCAGTATTTTGGCACATCTTTTAAAAGAAACAGCGGTTAGCTTTACCGGATTTTTAGGCGGAATTTCAGAAGATTTTAATAGCAATTTTGTTTTTGAAGGCACTGATTATTCGGTTGTAGAAGCAGATGAGTTTGATCGGTCTTTCTTAAGATTGTTCCCAAATGTGGCTTGTATTACCTCTATGGATGCCGATCACCTTGATATTTATGGTAACCCAGAAGAGTTGCAGAAGTCGTTTGTTGAGTTTGCAGAGAAGCTAGGACCAAAAGGAACGCTATTTGTTCGTAAAGGATTGCCTTTAGAAGGAATTACATACGGTATAGATGATGATGCAGATTACTGTATTACAAATCTTAAAATAGAAAACGGGAGTTACATTTTTGATTTGGTCATGCCAGATGCTACGCTGGTAGATGTAAAATTCAATAAGCCAGGAAGGCACAACTTATTGAATGGTCTTGTGGCCTTTGCCATGGCATTACATACCGGTGTTTCTGCGGAGAAATTGGCAAATGCGTTGGCCACCTTTAAAGGCGTGCAGAGACGATTTTCATATAAAATAAAGACGGAAGATTTTGTTTTTATAGATGATTATGCGCATCACCCTACGGAAATAAATGCGGTTTATGACGCAGTAACCGAAATGCATCCGAATAAAAAGACATTAGCGGTTTTTCAGCCTCATCTATTTTCGAGAACGCGAGATTTTGTAGATGAATTTGCGAAAAGTCTTTCAAGATTCGACAGTGTACTGTTGTTGGATATTTATCCGGCAAGAGAAAAGCCTATTGAAGGGGTAACTTCGGAATGGTTGTTGGATAAAATGAATGATACCTTGGTAAAAACAATTCAGAAATCCAAATTAATAAACGAGATAAAAGAACAGAACCCACAAGTGCTTATCACTATGGGGGCAGGAGATATAGGTTTAGAAGTAGCTAAGATTACAAAAGAATTGCAAGATGCGTATTAA
- a CDS encoding UDP-N-acetylmuramoyl-L-alanyl-D-glutamate--2,6-diaminopimelate ligase encodes MKLLKDILFGASLTDVIGSTNVLVNNICFDSRKVEMDDVFVAIKGTLTDGHLYIAKAIDLGAKAIVCETLPEQIIDGVTYVEVKDGNTALAMMASNFYGNPSKNLKLVGVTGTNGKTTISSLLYQLLKKAGYKVGLLSTIKIMVDEEVYATSHTTPDALTINKHLYLMNEAGVEFCFMEVSSHGIHQKRTQGLVFEGAIFTNLSHDHLDYHKTFAEYRDTKKILFDQLPKNAFAISNIDDKNGAIMLQNTKAKKYTYALRTYADYRAQVLESQFDGTLLKINDHELWSRLIGHFNAYNMLAIFATADLLGMETLETLRLLSELENVDGRFQYFISSKKITAIVDYAHTPDALKNVLETISTLRTGNENVITVVGCGGDRDRSKRPVMGHIASEMSNKAIFTSDNPRSESPSAIITEMEEGVEPQNVKKILSIENREQAIKTACQLANAEDIILIAGKGHETYQETNGKRIHFDDFEMVQDVLKSLGK; translated from the coding sequence GTGAAATTATTAAAAGACATATTGTTTGGGGCAAGCCTGACTGATGTAATCGGTTCAACTAATGTGCTGGTCAATAACATCTGTTTTGACTCTAGAAAAGTTGAGATGGACGATGTCTTTGTGGCTATAAAAGGCACGTTGACGGATGGTCATTTGTATATTGCTAAAGCGATAGACCTTGGGGCAAAAGCGATTGTCTGCGAAACTTTACCGGAGCAAATCATTGATGGAGTGACGTATGTGGAAGTAAAAGATGGCAATACGGCTTTGGCTATGATGGCATCTAACTTTTATGGTAATCCTTCTAAAAATTTAAAACTAGTTGGTGTTACGGGTACGAACGGTAAGACCACTATTTCTAGCCTGTTGTATCAACTACTTAAAAAGGCAGGGTATAAGGTAGGTCTTTTGTCAACTATCAAAATAATGGTAGATGAAGAAGTGTATGCCACAAGTCATACTACTCCAGATGCCTTGACCATAAACAAGCATCTGTATCTTATGAACGAGGCTGGGGTTGAGTTTTGCTTTATGGAAGTCAGTTCGCACGGTATTCATCAAAAGAGAACCCAAGGTTTGGTCTTTGAAGGCGCTATTTTTACGAATCTTTCCCATGACCATTTAGATTACCATAAAACGTTTGCGGAGTATAGAGATACCAAGAAAATACTCTTTGATCAATTGCCAAAAAATGCTTTTGCAATCTCCAATATTGATGATAAAAACGGAGCTATAATGCTTCAAAATACAAAAGCGAAAAAGTATACATACGCGCTTAGAACCTATGCCGATTATCGTGCCCAAGTGTTAGAAAGTCAATTTGATGGTACGCTTTTGAAAATAAACGACCATGAGTTGTGGTCAAGGTTAATAGGTCATTTCAATGCCTATAACATGCTTGCCATTTTTGCTACGGCAGATTTGTTGGGAATGGAGACGTTGGAGACCTTACGATTGTTAAGTGAGCTGGAGAATGTAGACGGTCGCTTTCAATATTTTATATCGAGTAAAAAGATTACTGCCATAGTAGATTATGCCCATACGCCGGATGCGCTAAAAAATGTTCTGGAAACAATCAGCACATTGAGAACTGGAAATGAAAACGTCATCACCGTTGTGGGGTGTGGTGGCGATAGAGACAGATCTAAGCGTCCGGTAATGGGTCATATTGCTTCAGAAATGAGCAACAAGGCAATTTTTACTTCGGATAACCCAAGAAGTGAATCGCCATCGGCCATAATTACAGAGATGGAAGAAGGTGTGGAACCACAGAACGTAAAGAAAATCCTATCCATAGAAAATAGGGAACAGGCTATAAAAACAGCATGCCAATTGGCCAATGCCGAAGATATTATACTCATTGCGGGTAAAGGTCATGAGACCTATCAAGAGACCAACGGAAAGCGTATCCATTTTGATGATTTTGAGATGGTTCAAGACGTTTTAAAGAGTTTGGGTAAATAA
- a CDS encoding FtsW/RodA/SpoVE family cell cycle protein: MNGFFENIKGDKAIWAIAALLGLFSFLPVYSASSNLVYVVGNGTTFGYLVKHALLLSLGFGIIFGIHRIPAHFFKGLSLIAMPIVLVLLVFTLAQGTTIDGANASRWISVPLVGISFQTSNLAAVVLMIYVARYLSKVRHKDITFKESVLPLWLPVFLTVALILPANFSTAAIIFSMVLLLCFLGGYPLKYLMGIIGASILSLAFFILTAKAIPGLFPNRVDTWISRVENFSDSEDTEGDYQIERAKIAIATGGVMGKGAGKSIQKNFLPQSSSDFIYAIIVEEYGLVGGFALMFFYMFLLFRIVVVANGSGTIFGKLVALGVGLPIVFQALINMAVAVELFPVTGQTLPLISSGGTSSWMTCLAIGIILSVSNKNTSAEKSSADIDETNPLEVLSGQL; the protein is encoded by the coding sequence GTGAACGGATTTTTTGAAAATATCAAAGGAGATAAAGCTATTTGGGCCATTGCGGCCCTCTTGGGCTTATTTTCGTTCTTGCCGGTATATAGTGCCAGTAGTAATCTGGTGTATGTAGTTGGTAACGGAACTACCTTTGGGTATTTGGTAAAACATGCGTTGCTATTGTCATTGGGTTTTGGGATTATTTTCGGTATTCACCGTATTCCCGCCCATTTCTTTAAAGGCTTGTCGCTTATAGCAATGCCAATAGTTTTGGTTTTGTTGGTGTTTACCTTGGCGCAGGGAACAACGATAGATGGTGCGAATGCCAGCAGATGGATCAGTGTCCCACTGGTGGGTATTTCGTTTCAGACATCGAACTTGGCTGCGGTGGTATTAATGATTTATGTGGCACGTTACTTAAGTAAGGTGCGCCATAAGGATATCACTTTTAAAGAAAGTGTTTTGCCATTATGGCTTCCGGTCTTTCTGACCGTAGCACTTATTTTGCCAGCTAACTTTTCAACGGCGGCTATTATATTTTCAATGGTGCTTTTGCTTTGTTTTTTAGGGGGATATCCTTTAAAATATTTAATGGGAATTATAGGTGCGAGTATATTAAGTCTGGCCTTTTTTATATTAACAGCTAAGGCTATTCCGGGCTTGTTTCCTAACCGTGTAGATACATGGATTAGTAGAGTGGAGAATTTTTCCGATTCAGAAGATACAGAAGGTGATTATCAAATAGAACGTGCCAAGATAGCCATTGCAACAGGTGGTGTTATGGGTAAAGGAGCAGGAAAAAGTATTCAGAAAAACTTTTTGCCACAGAGTTCATCAGATTTTATTTATGCCATAATTGTTGAGGAATATGGTCTGGTAGGTGGTTTTGCATTAATGTTCTTTTATATGTTTCTGCTGTTTAGGATTGTAGTTGTAGCAAACGGCAGTGGTACAATTTTTGGGAAGTTGGTTGCCCTTGGTGTTGGACTTCCTATAGTGTTTCAAGCCTTGATAAATATGGCGGTGGCGGTAGAACTTTTTCCGGTAACGGGTCAAACCTTACCATTAATAAGTAGTGGTGGTACAAGTAGTTGGATGACCTGTTTGGCCATCGGTATTATTTTAAGTGTGAGTAATAAAAATACAAGTGCGGAAAAATCATCCGCAGATATAGACGAAACAAACCCTTTAGAAGTACTGAGTGGGCAATTATAA
- the murD gene encoding UDP-N-acetylmuramoyl-L-alanine--D-glutamate ligase yields MKRLVILGGGESGVGTAILGKKEGYEVFVSDRGKIKEKYRNVLEHFDIDWEAEKHTEAKILNADLVMKSPGIPDTAPLVKALREKAIPVISEIEFASKYTDATIIGITGSNGKTTTTMITNHLLKEGEANVGMAGNIGDSYAKMVAENDFDFYVLEISSFQLDGIVDFKPHIAILTNITPDHLDRYDYKFENYVASKFRIAQNQTEDDFFIYDADDPVIVAWLEKHPIKSKLLPFSIERELEEGAYLQNNNIILNLTNETLKMTKETLALEGKHNLKNSMAAMTAAKLVGIRKASIRDSIANFQGAPHRLENVLKIHHVQYINDSKATNVNSVFYALDSVKTPIVWIVGGQDKGNDYKELMPLVREKVKAIVCLGLDNEKIKDAFGNVVDLMVETFAMEEAVKVAYKIAERGDTVLLSPACASFDLFQNYEDRGDQFKAAVKTL; encoded by the coding sequence ATGAAGAGGTTGGTGATTTTAGGTGGAGGCGAAAGTGGAGTAGGTACAGCTATCTTGGGTAAAAAAGAGGGGTACGAAGTTTTTGTATCCGACAGAGGAAAAATAAAAGAGAAGTATAGAAACGTTCTTGAACATTTTGATATTGATTGGGAAGCTGAAAAGCACACCGAAGCAAAGATTCTGAATGCCGATTTGGTAATGAAGAGTCCGGGTATACCTGATACGGCTCCATTGGTAAAAGCATTGCGTGAAAAGGCAATTCCTGTTATTTCTGAAATCGAATTCGCTTCAAAATACACTGATGCCACGATAATCGGAATTACAGGAAGTAATGGAAAAACCACTACCACAATGATTACAAATCATCTTTTAAAAGAAGGTGAGGCAAATGTAGGTATGGCGGGTAATATTGGTGATAGTTACGCTAAGATGGTAGCGGAGAATGATTTTGATTTTTACGTATTAGAAATCAGCAGTTTTCAGTTAGACGGTATTGTAGATTTTAAACCACATATCGCTATTCTAACGAATATTACGCCAGATCATTTAGATCGGTACGATTACAAATTTGAAAATTATGTCGCTTCAAAATTCCGCATTGCACAGAACCAAACCGAAGATGACTTTTTTATATATGACGCAGATGATCCGGTGATTGTCGCGTGGCTTGAAAAGCACCCCATTAAATCAAAATTGCTCCCTTTTTCCATAGAGCGAGAACTGGAAGAAGGAGCTTATTTACAGAACAACAACATAATACTGAACTTGACTAACGAGACACTGAAAATGACAAAAGAGACATTAGCACTAGAAGGAAAACACAATTTAAAAAACAGCATGGCAGCAATGACTGCGGCTAAATTAGTAGGCATTCGTAAAGCTTCAATACGTGATAGTATTGCTAATTTTCAAGGAGCGCCGCACAGACTAGAAAACGTACTAAAAATACATCATGTACAGTATATAAACGATTCTAAGGCAACTAACGTAAACTCCGTATTTTACGCGTTAGATAGTGTTAAGACACCTATTGTTTGGATTGTAGGTGGGCAAGATAAAGGCAACGATTATAAAGAATTGATGCCATTGGTACGTGAGAAAGTAAAGGCCATAGTTTGTTTAGGCTTGGACAACGAAAAAATAAAAGATGCTTTTGGCAATGTAGTGGATCTTATGGTGGAAACTTTCGCCATGGAAGAGGCTGTAAAAGTAGCTTACAAAATAGCGGAGCGTGGTGATACGGTTTTATTATCGCCTGCATGCGCAAGTTTCGATTTATTTCAAAACTATGAAGACCGTGGCGATCAGTTTAAAGCAGCAGTAAAAACATTATAA